The sequence ATCACCAACAACATCAATCATATCAATAAAACGAATAGCAGAACAAGCTTTCATaattgggctctcagtagccgacttagaCATAGTAAAAACTACTTGTTCATCAGTCAGTCTCAACACCAACTCTCCTCTCTCAACATCAATCAATgccctactagcagcaagaaaatgACGTCCTAAAATCAGAGGCACCTCTAAATCCTcctccatgtcaagaataacaaaatctacaggatAAATAAATTGATCTATCTTGACTAAGACATTCTCCACTATCCCCCTCGggtatttaatagatccatcagcaaatttaagggAGATAGAAgcaggttctatattttcaacacCTAGTTTTCGAGCAATAAAATATGGTATTAAATTTATACTCGATCCTAGATCACACAACACATTATCAAAAGACAGACTTCCAAtatgacagggtatagaaaaactccctggatcatgaaattttgttggaagcttctttttcaacaccgccgagcactcctccttcattgtgacttgcgtaagatcagttaatttcttcttatttttcagcaagtccttcaaaaatttagcatatctcggcatctgaACTAAAGCGTCTACAAAAggaatgttaatatgcagttttttgaaaatttcaagaaactttttaaattgagaatcaaataacaGTTGCTTAGCTCTAAGGGGGAAAGGTAAAGCAGATATATCAACATtttcattaacttcaaatttcgaagtcttacctttcttacctgccttGGAGGACTTTTCAACACGCACATCCTCCATAACTTCTGCATTTTTCGGCCCCTCCATGGTCTCTTCTTCGTCCATATGCTTTTCTGACTGTTCAGATTGTGATCTCGTCACTACCATAATTGCATTCACGCTTTTGGGATTGAGCTCAGTGTTGCTCGGTAGAGATCCAGTAGGACAATTTGACAATTGGGAAGCAATTTGACCCATCTGACTTTCCAACCTCTGcatcatagcttcttgattttgtaagcgagcctcagtacccgccacatatttcatcattatttcctcgaagctcggctttttctcctcttgcttgggctgccagttctgattataattgttgttgtaggagttgtacggctgtcgtccttgatttcccataaaatttacagcatcaacttcaaacaactgctgatcttctttcagattcccttgtgatgacgctgttttcatgagtgccacttgaTGTGTTAGAGCGTCGATCTTAGCATTCAGGGCcatcaaagcatcgacctctagaactccggccttcttttccttctttacatccggccatccaatgttactctccgccatatttccaatgatctcccaggcttcagctggcgtcttcctgaataagcatccattagcagcagcatccagcatagatcgaaccgactgatcggtTCCGTTGTAGAATGTCTgggtctgctggctttgagtaagattatgctgaggacatgtcctcaacatctttttgaacctggtccatgccgcatgtagatattctccctccttttgcttgaaagatataatatcagAGAATAACTTAGCCATATTCGTAAGAGGGAAGTATTTCTTTAGGAATTCTTGGACAAGACCCGTCCAAGTAGTAATACAACCAGTCGGCAGATCATCGAGCCACTCCAAGGCTTCGCactgtagagagaatgggaataaccgcagtctcactgcatcagAGGTTACCCCATTGAACTTTaatgtgtcgcagatcgacaagaatcgctccagatgagcgtaaggatcCTCAGTAAAAGTGCCTCCAAACTGTGCTTGAAgttggatcatctgaatagtggagggtttaagctcaaagctgttcgcctcaacagcggggcgaacgatgctggatccataaccttcaaccggAGGCCTAATAAGATCTCAAACAGTGCGGTTGTCAACTTTTTCTGTCATCTCTTCCTCAAACTCAGAACTAAGTTCCAGATTAAGATCTCTCTTAGCACAACGAATTTTTCTGAGTGTGCGTTCTATCTCCAAGTCGAGTGGTaggagatttttaaaaaatctagaTCGACGCATGCACTAGCAGACGAGTACCtgacaaacaaaaagaaaataaaaaaattcaaaattttattaaataaaaaaaacagtctaatctcaagagaaataaaaattctgatatcataAACAGTCCcaggcaacggcgccaaaaacttgaccggttatttcggtatgaataaattctactggcaagcgaaccagatcaaattataataaagtggacaaaggtccagttgtcgaacccacagggactgtaaaaatatgattaccaaaatctatttatttctacttaatctagctgactaatgaaaaaggatgatttcagattttaaactaatgaataaaattgcaaataaaattaaattaaataaaaacgcagcagaaaactttggattacttaaaatttgggaaaagttcgatcaaaaacacacgtaggtaccagataattcatgcaacaagcaatcgatctaagatatcagacttaatcttaatttacgggaatttttctaatttattcgaaggtttatttctagaacaatcaaacctattcgaatattgatgaactaatctttcgtaattctaatcaaatttgaatgcataaattgctgtgaaaattcagtaaaaacctaaaccgcataatgaaaccaaattctatttttagtcagttttacactatgttgattatcgaagtgatcaaaatcgagacccctctgtcgacttggaatcgattaacaagcaaacaaataactggccaagaaatttgtaagacaaatataaattcgataattaataaaatcaaatcaagtctaaaaatctcaaataaacaaacgaattttctacataaattgtctggcccaatcacgtggccttgatcgaaaaaaaaaactactcaataaataaaatcatgattaaacaaggtttttaatcattaaaagtaaaaataaaataaaagaaaagaagaagaaatcttctcccaagcctgGTAgcagtagccgcctcctcttctCCGTTGAAATTCTGGAacccttaaaattaattaagattttctatttatagtgcccGAATCCCGTAATAATTAAATTCCttgcaaaataatattttttcccgGAAATTTTGCTCTTTGTGACACGCGCGCGAGCCTGAAAaagacctcgcgcgcgcgcagcttTAGAAACCAGTGGCCTCACGTCTCTCGCGCTCGCGCACGGTGTCATCGCGCTCGCGTGCGTCTTCATcaaattttctgaaattttgtactgcgctcgcgcgcgcgcgtctTCTAATTCCTGAATCTGCGCGATAGCGCAACATACTTGCGCTAATTTATTCCCAGCTTGCGCGATTGCGCCTTGTCAAGCGCTGAACTCATCTCTTTAGCGCCAAACACAATCCTTGATGCGCGATTGCGCCTTCTCCATGTTTGTTTGCGCCTATTGTTGTGCAAACGCGCAACAACTCTCACCATCAGCGCAAccttcaacctgctccgagcgacgatttggaaaaattcatatcttaagttctagccgtcggattgacctgaaatttggacttcAGCTTCAAAACAccttgaacttcattctgaacggtggagatcggatttgatctctctaaaattaaatatgatttttagatcaaggctgctccgtaattaactcttcaaaaatccattttcctacaaaattaagcGGAGGattgaaatacacacacatgaactaaaacacataaaaacacataaaaataatatgaatgcacacaaaattatatataaaaatgtcacaaactaatgcatacaaaatgcacttatcagtaaTCCTTACTGTATTTGAATTGCATAATAGTGTGATGacttaattaaataacaataatttgtattaatttaatgttgcATAAATAAGCTTATAAATACAATAATATGgtataatcatatttttatggactttaattacttttattattgttgttgttattatcgTACGTACTGTCGTCCACTCCCGATCTGTACTAATCTCCTTCCTGGTAGGAtcctatttatatatttaaaccTAAGCatagtttggtttgagtgataggataagtaattCATAGATAAgcaatataatgtaaattaaaaataaataagaaaaaatagttaatacattatttgatttgatggatagattataatttatttgatttaattgatgtaaaattattaattaataaatagataaataatatgataaaaataaagcaaaattGATTGAAATAagttatacataaattaataatatatcaaacCAAACGTCGGTTAAATTAGTACTAATTATAACCCAGCATCCCAATCGTGAGACCAGCAGCTGTCGCCGCCTCCTTCCACCTTTCAAATGTTTTGTActagtattttaaattaaattttcaaaacgTAGTGATATCAATGCAATTTGTTGTCATATAATCAAGTTAATGCTATTATTATTTCACTttctatatattaattatctcatttatatatgtttttccgggattattttatatatgatatatttagAGAATTTCTTCCTATATGATGTACTCAAATATTAGTACTTAGATCATAACATATATGTcaactttcataaaaatatgAGAGACTCGACTCACATGATCTAATAGTATTGAAATAAGCGAAGAAATATTCTCTGTGTATCCTACACCAACCCTTCACCATGTTTACATTTCACAAAAAATGTCATGAGATCCTGTGAGTCAAATTTATGAAGCATATTTTATCCGATCTAACACATGAAAAATTGTACTGTATATGTCAAACATATTATTATTCACTTTAGATATGAATAAGATCAACATGTCTCGCAGATGAAAGATACAACTTCTGATATCATCTCTTAGAGACTTACTCTTTACGTTTATAATTTATACAAATGATCAAGTAAAAATCCAATGAAATGCACGATCTAAAGTTGGATTTGTATTAGGTTaaagaatatatatttttataatatttacgTGTGAACTCGTGGGGAGGACCTTCCGTACGTACCCCAGCTAGCTAGCATCGATTTGCGCAAAGGACATTGTACTGTCATTAGTAGGGCAATCCAGCTAATGGTGCGTGGACTATGCTTGTTAGGTAAAAAAGGGCAAATAAGTGTACATGGTTTCATAAATGTTCCATTTGTTTTAGGATAAAAATTAAGATGAGGTTGGGAAGGAAGAAAGAAACATTGAATCTTGGAGGTTGTTGGACCATGAAAACTCATTCAGGAAACCATACGTGCAGGAGGCCCGAATTCCATGTTTACGACAAAATTAACTCCGTGAACGAGATGAATTTAACACACTTTAGTCTAGTTAATTATGAGACGAGAATCTgaaaatgttattttttaggTATCTTTTGGTTCAAAacacatgtatatatatcaaatttgTGTGTGCGTGGATGACATAATGTTTTGTCACTTAAAATTCGACCTAAAATTAAGTCTTACTAGTTTAAAGTCAAATCAGATGGGATCTACTTTTAAAGAACCTTTCATGTGCTTCTCTCTCAATTAAGAAAACAAAAGCATCTTTTGCATTTTTGTCTAATACATTCTAATTGATACGGGCCACCACAAAATTCAAAGAGTAGTGGAGAGAATTTTGGACCCAAATTGCATAATTTGAAACGAGCCAATTCATAATCTGGGCTTCTGGGGGAAGAGCCCAAAAGAAGTTGCAAGCTGTCGCTTGGCCTTGTCCGAATTGGGATCTCCAGCCAATGACATGGCGACTTTTGATTGGTTCAAAGGAACTGCAAAACTCGTCGCGCCAAGAATCCTCACTTGTAAAACCCCACGCGCCTCCCCACCACTTTGGTCAAACCTGACATCTAGCTACAAAGCGCGTGCATTCCACTCTCGCGAACCCGTCGAATCCATCAAACATCCAACCAAGAACAGTGGCATTTTACGTGTAATTTCAGCATATGTATTTAAATAAGTACAAAATGAAGTTGGTGGAGGCGGCGATATTGCTGGTGGTGATGATCCCGGCGGCGCGTGGGTTATGGCTGAACTTGCCGAGCTCGGGGACTAAGTGCGTGTCGGAGGAATTGCACAACAACGTTGTCGTTCTGGGTGATTACAGTTCTTTCTTCGGCGAACAAGATGATTTGAATAATACTGCCGCAGCACCCACCGTATCGGTTAAGGTTAGGCTTCAAATTTCGATTTAGTTGATTGATAAACTTGCTCCGACCCAGCAAAAGCTTTCGATCCAGAAAATCAAGTTGTTTATTTGATACTTTTGGGCAAATTCGAGCAACTAACTGATATAAGTACGAATCATCTGTCTCTTGTCCTAGTTGATGGGATCAGCACAAATCCGAGGTTGTATGAATATAAAGTTGACTTCTTTTGTCTACATTTAACCATTGGTTTGCTGAATCATATACGCATCTTGGATTCTTGGTAAATGTGTTATTGTCTCAGTTTTTCATCAGAAGCTGCGTTGATTTAGACCCTCGATCGCATGAGCTATAACTAGTTTGAAGATGTTCTCATAACGTTGCCATCTGTTCTAAAGTCGTGTATATTCACGAACTTAATCACAGGAGCCAGCAGCTGAGCTAGCTTATAAAATTTGCATTCATATATCATcaagttcttttttttttttctaaaatgtATGTTAATGATGCTAAAAAATGGGACCAAGTCCCCAAAATTCATGATCCACCACTGCTTGATCATGTACGAGAATGTGTGTTACAAGCACCTGCCCAATTCATGGTCTTGGCTATATTGTCCcaatttgtttgttttgttggtttaTCTTTCTCTTCTCAATGAGCTAATTGGCAGCGTTGAATTTATAATTCTGAATTTCTAATTCTTGTTCAATTCAATTCGAAGTCTAACAATAATGTTAGAAAAGCGACTCCTTTCCTTGTATGTAGGAGGTGAAATACCCTTTATGACAAGCACAAATCTTAGTAATATTCTCATACAAATGTTTATGGCGATCTTGAAATCAGAATTTATCACAATCACGACCAAGTATCGAATCTGATTGTCTTTTACTGAACATATGAAACCAACAAAATGCTTATCATTTCAAGAGTTCTGGATTCTTCAACTCTGTTTTTTGCTCTTTTGATTGTTATGCTTTCACCACTTTATAGATTTAAAAATGGAAGCTCATTTAGACGTATTATCTTTATTAGGTTACTTCGCCATATGGATCCGAGCTTTATCACCAGGAAAAAGTTTCCAATGGACAGTTCGCATTTACAGCGTCTGAAACTGGTAGCTACATGGCCTGCTTCACTGTGGATGGTGATCACCATGGAGGCAAAATTGTGACGGTTGGTATCGACTGGAAAACTGGGATTGCTGCAAAAGATTGGGATTCAGTAGCAAGGAAAGAAAAAATCGAGGCAAGTGCATGCACTTTTCATCTGATGATAATCGACTCTCTCTCTTCGTTCCCTCTGTTGCTTAAAATTTTGTAGTTATCTTGTTGTTTAATCATGGGATGTCAATTCAATTTGCTTGTAGGGTCTCGAGCTTGAGTTGACAAAGCTTGAAGGAATTGTGCAAGCAATTCATGAGAATTTAAATTACCTGATTTCTAGGTAAATTCCAAGGTCACACCCCATTTTACCTTCCCTGCTATGCAGCCAAGTTTGTGCGTCTTTTTCTTGCAAGTTTTTTGTTTCGAAACTACcttatttttcttcttctcATAATGAAGGTATTTACTAACTTTCTAGTCTATCTCTTCTCCGATGGTTCGGTATTTTTTTCGTGGCAACGAtgaatttcattacaatgaTAAAGATGCTGCTTATTTAAAAATCAAAGCTAATTTCAATGGATTGATTATTTTCTGCGACCTAGGGGCAACGGTTTATTTGTTAATAACTATTTTGATGGAATGAAACTATGGTCTACATGTAAGAAGTATTATTTGACAGATTTATGACTTGTTctagattaaaaaaatatatat comes from Henckelia pumila isolate YLH828 chromosome 4, ASM3356847v2, whole genome shotgun sequence and encodes:
- the LOC140863592 gene encoding transmembrane emp24 domain-containing protein p24delta4-like, which translates into the protein MYLNKYKMKLVEAAILLVVMIPAARGLWLNLPSSGTKCVSEELHNNVVVLGDYSSFFGEQDDLNNTAAAPTVSVKVTSPYGSELYHQEKVSNGQFAFTASETGSYMACFTVDGDHHGGKIVTVGIDWKTGIAAKDWDSVARKEKIEGLELELTKLEGIVQAIHENLNYLISREVAMREVSEKTNARVVWYSIVAFGVCIVAAIFQLWYLRRYFQKKKLI